In one Lujinxingia vulgaris genomic region, the following are encoded:
- a CDS encoding ATP-dependent helicase produces MTQDWLQHLNPDQRQAVTHPAGPLLVLAGAGSGKTRVLTHRIAYLIAEQGVAPHQIVAMTFTNKAAQEMRERVDQLLDGQGQGGQVTISTFHSLGARILRRHAPAAGLDWNFSIYDDADQRRLITRILDEAGDERARADVRRLQSYIDACKNRGWTPTQAHEHAHDARAEADAELYANYQRALTHAGAVDFGDLILGVLVLFREHPELAKQYSKRWQHVLVDEFQDTNPAQYELLDHLTVAHNNLTVVGDDDQAIYRWRGATVANILGFEDANEKAARVKLEQNYRSTSVILEAANDVIARNDRRHAKKLWTERQGGEPIVAFTGADDREEAAYVAETIFDMARQGGNFDDVAIFYRTNAQGRLFEEQLRQWGIPYRIIGGLSFYAREEIKDLLAYLRCALNPRDDVATARVINTPRRGVGKTTLEKLAAATSVPGVESLQGALLLALEDRPAQNDLFAARRPRPSNATERLLVESVEELSGVSRRGIEDFWTILEATRDDLLHYDELTPVLERLIERIAYFEHLERTDSESAEDRTRNVGELLSAIEEFEQDPNSDALIASVQEAMPDDIDDLLTTAPASLRLRAFLDRSALVQSTDGDDGPGQAVTMMTIHGSKGLEFPTVFVAGLEEETFPSLRDPGDSEELAEERRLAYVAITRAEDRLYMTNARRRRVYGQFKDTEPSRFLLDIDPSRLIIDPRSAAKELDYARDRRKRLGAPHGEFPEPHIPSQGAAAYDFNQAPASDEHLAQDTPDWESSFSQTPQEWDVTHTPSGDDQLIGVTVSHTRFGIGEVVGVSGSGDKARLTVDFPAVGQQTVIRKFLKVLG; encoded by the coding sequence ATGACTCAGGACTGGCTTCAACACCTCAACCCCGATCAGCGCCAGGCCGTCACCCACCCGGCCGGCCCCCTGCTGGTGCTCGCCGGCGCGGGCAGCGGCAAGACCCGCGTGCTCACCCACCGCATCGCGTATCTTATCGCCGAGCAGGGCGTCGCACCGCATCAGATCGTGGCGATGACCTTTACCAACAAGGCCGCCCAGGAGATGCGCGAGCGCGTCGACCAGCTCCTCGACGGCCAGGGCCAGGGTGGCCAGGTCACCATCAGCACCTTCCACAGCCTGGGCGCGCGGATTCTGCGCCGACACGCCCCGGCGGCCGGCCTGGACTGGAACTTCTCGATCTACGACGACGCCGACCAGCGCCGGCTGATCACCCGCATCCTCGATGAAGCCGGCGATGAGCGCGCCCGCGCCGACGTGCGCCGTCTGCAGAGCTACATCGACGCCTGCAAAAACCGCGGCTGGACACCCACCCAGGCCCACGAACACGCCCATGACGCCCGCGCCGAGGCCGACGCCGAGCTCTATGCCAACTACCAGCGCGCCCTCACCCATGCCGGCGCCGTCGATTTTGGTGATCTCATCCTGGGCGTGCTCGTGCTCTTTCGCGAGCACCCCGAACTCGCGAAACAATACAGCAAGCGCTGGCAGCACGTGCTCGTCGACGAGTTCCAGGACACCAACCCCGCTCAGTACGAGCTGCTCGACCACCTGACCGTCGCCCACAACAACCTCACCGTGGTCGGCGACGACGACCAGGCCATCTACCGCTGGCGCGGCGCCACCGTGGCCAACATCTTAGGGTTTGAAGACGCCAACGAAAAAGCTGCCCGGGTCAAACTCGAGCAAAACTACCGCTCCACCTCCGTGATCCTGGAGGCCGCCAACGACGTCATCGCCCGCAACGATCGCCGCCACGCCAAAAAGCTCTGGACCGAGCGCCAGGGCGGCGAGCCCATCGTGGCGTTTACCGGCGCCGACGATCGTGAGGAGGCGGCCTATGTGGCCGAGACGATCTTCGATATGGCGCGCCAGGGCGGCAACTTCGACGACGTGGCGATCTTCTACCGCACCAACGCCCAGGGCCGCCTCTTCGAGGAGCAGCTGCGCCAGTGGGGCATCCCCTACCGCATCATCGGGGGCCTGAGCTTTTATGCGCGCGAGGAGATCAAAGATCTGCTGGCGTACCTGCGCTGCGCGCTCAACCCCCGCGATGATGTGGCCACCGCCCGCGTCATCAACACCCCGCGCCGCGGCGTGGGCAAGACCACGCTCGAGAAGTTGGCCGCCGCAACGTCTGTGCCCGGCGTTGAGAGCCTGCAGGGCGCGCTCCTCCTCGCTTTGGAAGATCGCCCCGCCCAGAACGACCTCTTCGCCGCGCGTCGCCCTCGACCCTCCAACGCCACCGAGCGCCTGCTGGTGGAGAGCGTCGAGGAGCTCAGCGGCGTCTCGCGCCGCGGCATCGAGGATTTTTGGACGATCTTGGAGGCCACCCGCGACGATCTTCTCCACTACGACGAGCTCACCCCGGTGCTTGAGCGCCTCATCGAGCGCATCGCCTACTTCGAGCACCTTGAGCGCACCGACTCCGAGAGCGCCGAAGATCGCACCCGCAACGTCGGCGAGTTGTTAAGCGCCATTGAGGAGTTCGAGCAGGATCCCAACAGCGACGCGCTCATCGCCTCAGTGCAGGAGGCGATGCCCGACGACATCGACGATCTGCTCACCACCGCCCCGGCCTCGCTTCGGCTGCGCGCCTTCCTCGACCGCTCAGCGCTTGTGCAATCCACCGACGGCGACGACGGCCCCGGTCAGGCGGTGACCATGATGACGATTCACGGCTCCAAAGGCCTGGAGTTCCCCACGGTCTTTGTCGCCGGCCTCGAAGAAGAGACCTTCCCCAGCCTGCGCGACCCCGGCGACAGCGAGGAGCTCGCCGAGGAGCGCCGGCTGGCCTACGTGGCCATCACCCGCGCCGAAGATCGTCTGTACATGACCAACGCGCGCCGGCGGCGCGTCTACGGGCAGTTCAAAGACACCGAACCCAGCCGCTTCTTGCTCGACATCGATCCGAGCCGCCTCATCATCGACCCGCGCAGCGCCGCAAAAGAGCTCGACTACGCCCGCGACCGTCGAAAACGTCTGGGCGCCCCCCACGGCGAGTTCCCCGAGCCGCATATCCCCTCCCAGGGCGCGGCGGCCTACGACTTCAACCAGGCCCCGGCCTCCGACGAGCACCTGGCCCAGGACACCCCCGACTGGGAGTCGAGCTTCTCGCAGACCCCGCAGGAGTGGGACGTCACCCACACCCCCTCCGGCGACGACCAGCTCATCGGCGTGACCGTCAGCCACACCCGCTTCGGCATTGGCGAGGTCGTGGGCGTCTCGGGCTCCGGCGACAAAGCCCGACTGACCGTCGACTTTCCGGCGGTAGGTCAGCAGACGGTGATTCGCAAGTTCTTGAAAGTGTTGGGATAA
- a CDS encoding isocitrate/isopropylmalate dehydrogenase family protein: protein MSRKVSLIRGDGIGPEIVDATVSVIEALGVDLEWEEVRAGSGAYKDLGTPLPEETLLSIARNQCVLKGPLETPIGTGFRSINVAIRKHFDMYANVRPAKISPAMTTRFSDTNVDMVIVRENTEGAYAGIEHVIPPNRAAAETIILITRWACERIVRYAFEYARREGRSKVTLVHKANILKESNGLLLEVGQTIAREYDDIEFEDMIVDNCCMQMVIRPERFDVIVTENLFGDILSDLAAGLIGGLGLTPGANIGEGAAMFEAVHGTAPDIAGQGIANPTALMRSAGMMLGHLGYVNEGKLLEKAITKALASPSTRTGDLGGTANTKAYTQALISAIQEG from the coding sequence ATGAGCCGTAAAGTGTCCCTGATTCGCGGTGACGGGATTGGACCGGAGATCGTCGACGCGACGGTCTCGGTGATCGAGGCCCTCGGGGTCGATCTGGAGTGGGAAGAAGTTCGCGCCGGCTCGGGGGCTTATAAGGATCTGGGCACTCCGCTTCCCGAAGAGACGCTTCTGAGCATCGCCCGCAACCAGTGCGTGCTTAAGGGGCCGCTGGAGACGCCGATCGGCACCGGCTTCCGCAGCATCAACGTGGCGATCCGCAAGCATTTCGATATGTACGCCAACGTGCGCCCGGCCAAGATCTCGCCGGCGATGACCACGCGCTTCTCCGACACCAACGTGGACATGGTGATCGTGCGCGAGAACACCGAAGGCGCCTATGCGGGTATTGAGCACGTGATCCCGCCGAACCGTGCCGCGGCCGAGACGATCATCCTGATCACGCGCTGGGCCTGTGAGCGCATCGTGCGCTACGCCTTCGAGTACGCGCGCCGCGAGGGCCGCTCCAAGGTCACGCTGGTGCATAAGGCCAACATCCTCAAGGAGTCCAACGGGCTGCTGCTGGAGGTCGGCCAGACGATCGCGCGTGAGTACGACGACATCGAGTTCGAAGACATGATCGTCGACAACTGCTGCATGCAGATGGTCATTCGTCCGGAGCGTTTTGACGTGATCGTCACGGAAAACCTCTTTGGCGACATCCTCTCCGACCTGGCCGCCGGCCTTATCGGCGGGCTGGGTCTGACCCCGGGCGCGAACATCGGTGAGGGCGCCGCGATGTTTGAAGCCGTGCACGGTACCGCGCCGGACATCGCCGGTCAGGGCATCGCCAACCCCACCGCGCTGATGCGTTCGGCGGGCATGATGCTGGGTCACCTGGGTTATGTGAACGAAGGGAAGTTGCTGGAGAAGGCCATCACCAAGGCGCTGGCCAGCCCCTCGACGCGTACCGGTGACCTGGGCGGAACGGCCAACACCAAGGCCTACACCCAGGCGCTGATCTCGGCGATTCAGGAAGGTTAA
- a CDS encoding tetratricopeptide repeat protein, producing MTTLPFDAIAHLIETAQQEHALSDRALVAAIQLFSRTGDLPAAAREDEDVARAVLTATWLLFVAAPRRAPRAFVTASMHLELVSADERDFDAIFPELKALLAEDAPALDEISGEAWLSAFSKAADTDIDLHADLDTLQSRVDAPLAVLREHHEAFTAFVSSQMDAIVAGFDEGVRRGELSALDAIDLPEGFDRDDPNALRNLADERMQLGDVQSAEALLSRFVELNPEDIDALVERGIARGALEDLRGAQDDFDRALKLDPTSVAARINRALTHHALGQVEAAIADYDAALEQVDDDADLWINRAVARFASNNFSGAMADLNRALELNDRHLIALFQRGNVRRVLGELGYALQDYEKAIQIKPDFVDVYAARGYLYLQLEEPQKAAADFGLAIGFEPSEPMHYYNRAHARLLDQDFKGAIADYDAALELAPDDVEALANRGGARMIDGDLEGAIEDWERAIEIDPYYPTPYLKRAAMWIAAEENEQAASDLAAALECAPENWEHRKDVQETLDEILAELGFDAPN from the coding sequence ATGACCACGCTTCCTTTTGACGCCATCGCCCACCTCATTGAGACCGCCCAGCAGGAGCACGCGCTCAGCGATCGCGCGCTGGTGGCCGCCATTCAACTCTTCTCGCGCACCGGCGATCTTCCCGCTGCGGCCCGCGAAGATGAAGACGTCGCCCGCGCCGTACTCACTGCCACCTGGCTGCTCTTTGTGGCCGCACCCCGCCGCGCACCCCGCGCCTTTGTGACCGCCTCGATGCACCTGGAGCTGGTCAGCGCCGATGAGCGCGACTTCGACGCGATCTTCCCCGAGCTCAAAGCCCTGCTCGCCGAAGACGCCCCGGCGCTTGATGAGATCTCGGGCGAAGCCTGGCTGAGCGCCTTTAGTAAGGCGGCCGACACCGACATCGACCTCCACGCCGATCTCGACACGCTGCAGTCCCGGGTCGATGCGCCGCTGGCCGTGCTCCGAGAGCACCACGAAGCCTTCACCGCCTTTGTCAGCTCCCAGATGGACGCCATCGTCGCCGGCTTCGACGAAGGCGTGCGCCGGGGCGAGCTCAGCGCCCTCGACGCCATCGACCTCCCGGAAGGCTTTGATCGCGACGACCCGAACGCCCTTCGCAACCTGGCCGATGAGCGCATGCAGCTTGGCGACGTCCAGTCGGCCGAGGCCCTCCTCTCCCGCTTCGTCGAGCTCAACCCCGAGGACATCGACGCGCTCGTCGAGCGAGGCATCGCCCGCGGCGCCCTCGAAGATCTGCGCGGCGCCCAGGACGACTTCGATCGCGCCCTTAAGCTCGACCCGACCTCGGTGGCCGCTCGCATCAACCGCGCGCTCACCCACCACGCGCTCGGCCAGGTCGAAGCCGCCATCGCCGACTACGACGCCGCCCTCGAACAGGTCGACGACGACGCCGACCTCTGGATCAACCGCGCCGTCGCCCGCTTTGCCAGCAACAACTTCTCCGGTGCCATGGCCGACCTCAACCGCGCGCTGGAGCTCAACGACCGCCACCTCATCGCCCTCTTCCAGCGCGGCAACGTGCGCCGGGTGCTAGGCGAGCTGGGCTACGCGCTGCAAGACTACGAGAAGGCCATTCAGATCAAGCCCGACTTCGTCGACGTCTACGCCGCCCGCGGCTACCTCTACCTCCAGCTCGAGGAGCCCCAGAAAGCCGCCGCCGACTTCGGGCTCGCCATCGGTTTTGAGCCCTCCGAGCCGATGCACTACTACAACCGCGCCCACGCCCGCCTGCTCGACCAGGACTTCAAAGGCGCCATCGCCGACTACGACGCCGCCCTGGAGCTCGCCCCCGACGATGTCGAAGCACTGGCCAACCGCGGCGGCGCCCGCATGATCGACGGCGACCTGGAAGGCGCCATTGAGGATTGGGAGCGCGCCATCGAGATCGATCCCTACTACCCCACGCCCTACCTCAAGCGCGCCGCGATGTGGATCGCTGCCGAAGAAAACGAACAGGCCGCAAGCGACCTGGCCGCCGCCCTGGAGTGCGCCCCCGAAAACTGGGAGCACCGAAAAGACGTGCAAGAAACCCTCGACGAGATCCTCGCCGAGCTGGGCTTCGACGCGCCTAACTGA
- a CDS encoding M48 family metallopeptidase codes for MRRWMTMVLMVLTLGSGVNALGCATTPGRAAADALVPISDEVAMGRQMADELEKELTMHPDAEVQRYVQQLGEQVVRAVPNRPSGLAFRFKVVDDPSQINAFAIPGGGIYVYSGLLRAMESESELVAVLSHEVAHVTRRHIAQRLVTAYGIDALAQLALGQNPGLLGQLVGAVAAQGFMLKYSRDHERDADEWGLRYMVRMDYDPHGFVTFFRKLEGDGPQLPEFLLTHPHADDRIERIEALIAQLPQTPTRDGREAFQAMKPKF; via the coding sequence ATGCGACGATGGATGACGATGGTGTTGATGGTGCTCACGCTGGGGTCGGGCGTGAACGCGCTGGGTTGTGCGACCACCCCGGGGCGGGCGGCGGCCGATGCGCTGGTACCGATCAGCGATGAGGTGGCCATGGGCCGCCAGATGGCCGATGAGCTGGAGAAGGAGCTTACGATGCACCCGGACGCCGAGGTGCAGCGCTATGTGCAGCAGCTCGGTGAGCAGGTGGTGCGCGCGGTGCCCAACCGCCCAAGCGGGCTGGCGTTCAGGTTTAAGGTGGTCGACGACCCCTCGCAGATCAACGCGTTTGCGATCCCGGGCGGCGGTATCTACGTCTACTCCGGGCTCTTGCGGGCGATGGAGAGCGAGTCGGAGCTTGTCGCGGTGCTCTCCCATGAGGTGGCGCATGTGACGCGCCGCCATATCGCGCAGCGTCTTGTGACGGCCTATGGCATCGACGCGCTGGCGCAGCTCGCGCTGGGGCAGAACCCCGGGCTGCTCGGTCAGCTGGTGGGGGCGGTGGCCGCCCAGGGCTTTATGCTCAAGTACAGCCGTGATCATGAGCGCGACGCCGATGAGTGGGGGCTGCGTTATATGGTGCGTATGGATTACGACCCGCACGGCTTTGTGACCTTCTTCAGAAAGCTCGAGGGCGACGGGCCGCAGCTTCCCGAGTTTTTGCTCACCCACCCTCACGCCGATGATCGCATTGAGCGCATCGAAGCGCTCATCGCTCAGCTGCCGCAGACGCCGACCCGCGATGGGCGAGAGGCGTTTCAGGCGATGAAGCCGAAGTTCTGA
- a CDS encoding BlaI/MecI/CopY family transcriptional regulator, with translation MKGIRIRPEQQGLRTSLFDLEAEIMEIVWDEGWEEFAVADVHRILETQREIAYTTVMTTISRLYDKDLLTRRKEGRRYLYTAIMSRTEFIEAMTREVLESLPPVGQKAAVALLVERVAQADHDELDRLEALIRKRRKHDE, from the coding sequence GTGAAAGGCATCCGAATTCGACCCGAGCAACAGGGGCTTCGCACCTCGCTCTTCGACCTCGAAGCCGAGATTATGGAGATCGTCTGGGACGAAGGCTGGGAAGAATTCGCTGTAGCGGACGTCCACCGAATCCTCGAGACCCAGCGCGAGATCGCATACACGACGGTCATGACGACCATAAGCCGACTCTACGACAAAGATCTTTTAACGCGCCGCAAAGAAGGACGACGCTACCTCTACACCGCGATCATGAGCCGTACCGAGTTCATTGAGGCGATGACGCGAGAAGTATTGGAGAGCCTCCCACCGGTTGGACAGAAAGCGGCCGTTGCTCTTCTCGTGGAGCGGGTCGCCCAGGCTGACCACGATGAGCTCGACCGCCTCGAAGCCTTGATCCGCAAGCGGAGAAAACACGATGAATGA
- a CDS encoding M56 family metallopeptidase, with protein MNEVYFPLAAVATTFFVVIPLLTLLCRGALAWSRRRTSSWANFGSETTFGWLVAPTLLPILWLTSSALHQSEPGIAADPCLMDHVATTCVDTFMLLGFMLAGIVLTVGVRLWREWPQTPLHRLGDAHELSQSIGLIARNDAYLRSLRIAVVEHSTEPIFTLGLLRPIVVMDACFVRDADASMLRAALLHEYAHITGLDTLRSFMIRLCLSVNPAGSLLQADFARWRSAREALCDTEAVHHGGEPLALAESIVKAARFRCGALLPNAAALCGDNAIALRLRVTLLLDGPPAPVKTLGHIILLLTALAIFGVPHLEGFGLLEHFHFEVERVLHLHQ; from the coding sequence ATGAATGAAGTGTATTTCCCGCTGGCGGCAGTAGCGACGACCTTCTTTGTTGTGATCCCGTTATTAACGCTCCTCTGCCGTGGAGCGCTGGCCTGGAGCCGTCGACGCACGTCGTCCTGGGCGAATTTTGGCTCCGAGACAACCTTTGGCTGGCTCGTTGCGCCAACTCTTCTGCCGATTTTATGGCTGACCTCGTCTGCATTGCATCAGAGTGAACCGGGCATCGCCGCAGATCCCTGTCTGATGGATCATGTGGCAACGACCTGTGTCGACACGTTTATGCTTCTGGGATTCATGCTGGCAGGCATCGTTTTGACCGTCGGCGTGCGGCTCTGGCGAGAGTGGCCACAAACACCGTTGCACCGCCTCGGTGATGCGCATGAATTGAGCCAAAGCATTGGCTTGATCGCCAGAAACGATGCGTATTTGCGCTCGCTTCGCATCGCCGTAGTCGAACACTCCACCGAGCCCATTTTCACGCTCGGGCTCTTGCGGCCCATCGTCGTGATGGATGCGTGCTTTGTCAGAGACGCGGACGCCTCGATGTTGCGGGCCGCGCTCCTGCACGAGTATGCGCACATCACCGGGCTCGATACTCTGCGCAGCTTCATGATCAGGCTGTGTCTGAGCGTTAATCCAGCGGGATCGTTGCTCCAGGCAGACTTCGCTCGTTGGCGCAGCGCTCGAGAGGCGCTCTGCGATACAGAGGCCGTTCATCACGGCGGAGAACCCCTGGCGCTTGCCGAGAGCATCGTCAAGGCCGCCCGATTTCGCTGTGGCGCGCTGCTCCCAAACGCCGCTGCCTTATGCGGTGACAATGCGATCGCGCTTCGACTCCGAGTCACACTTCTACTCGACGGACCGCCTGCACCTGTAAAGACGTTGGGACATATCATCCTCCTGCTTACGGCCCTCGCCATCTTCGGCGTGCCTCATCTGGAGGGCTTCGGCCTGCTCGAACACTTCCACTTCGAAGTTGAGCGCGTGCTCCATCTCCACCAGTGA
- a CDS encoding TolC family protein, with amino-acid sequence MLDLSFAKKVARLTTIAGSTLLFSCATIDAETQLPEPGKFAPAELTRPYVPTGEPVDPSAASAMTLEELLVFADSESPAIQTVLARMGIADAQVSGAKILFPDNPELSFGVGQRRAAGASAFEFEASIQQRLEIAGEPGLRLDAARDQQKLREADVQEVRWSVHVEVHRLFVDILLVRERLEQAERFVEFAESMRDIAARQVEAGESSPLILLVAEADLAQTREAVIEARRSLEGLTTRLAAVIGWPQLELPPVEGTLPPLRAAPNPSDLLTLMAEHHPELRTRELAVLAEQRRLALEHREAWPEPTLGLSFGREAALGPEAGTNLWLINMSLPLPFWRRNQEGRALAQARLQIADSERAATAARLRAELTEAAIAMNAAAERVTLYETSVVPQLEENLALLQRAFELGEVDVHQVSQTRERLLNATGQYIDARITYYESAAMLEGLVGTEIWTNDTENTP; translated from the coding sequence ATGCTCGACCTTTCTTTCGCGAAAAAAGTTGCGCGCCTTACTACTATCGCCGGTAGTACTTTACTCTTTTCGTGCGCCACAATCGACGCCGAAACCCAACTCCCTGAGCCCGGCAAATTCGCCCCGGCCGAGCTTACCCGGCCCTACGTACCGACCGGTGAGCCCGTTGATCCGTCTGCGGCCTCCGCGATGACACTTGAGGAGCTGCTCGTCTTCGCCGACAGCGAATCGCCGGCAATCCAAACCGTGTTGGCCCGCATGGGCATCGCTGATGCGCAGGTGAGCGGAGCGAAGATCCTTTTCCCGGACAATCCCGAGTTGAGTTTTGGTGTGGGGCAACGCCGCGCGGCTGGCGCGAGCGCTTTTGAGTTTGAAGCCTCCATTCAGCAGCGCCTCGAAATCGCCGGCGAACCCGGTCTTCGACTTGACGCTGCTCGGGACCAACAGAAGCTGCGAGAAGCCGATGTCCAAGAGGTTCGTTGGAGCGTGCATGTCGAGGTGCACAGACTCTTTGTGGATATTCTGCTTGTTCGCGAGCGACTGGAACAAGCCGAGCGCTTCGTCGAATTTGCCGAGTCCATGCGAGATATCGCCGCGCGCCAGGTCGAAGCGGGAGAGTCATCGCCACTGATCCTGCTCGTGGCCGAAGCGGACCTGGCGCAGACGCGCGAGGCCGTAATCGAAGCCAGACGATCGCTGGAGGGGCTCACCACTCGCCTTGCCGCCGTGATCGGGTGGCCGCAACTCGAACTCCCCCCTGTTGAGGGCACACTGCCACCGCTCCGTGCCGCACCGAATCCCTCCGACTTACTCACGTTGATGGCCGAGCATCATCCGGAGCTCCGCACACGCGAGCTTGCGGTGCTCGCCGAGCAACGCCGTCTGGCGCTCGAGCATCGCGAAGCCTGGCCCGAGCCCACGCTCGGACTTTCGTTCGGTCGCGAGGCCGCACTCGGCCCGGAGGCGGGCACCAACCTGTGGCTCATTAACATGAGCCTTCCCCTTCCCTTCTGGCGCAGAAATCAGGAGGGGCGAGCTCTGGCTCAAGCCAGACTTCAGATCGCCGACAGCGAGCGCGCTGCCACCGCAGCGAGATTGCGCGCGGAGCTGACCGAAGCGGCCATCGCAATGAACGCTGCGGCCGAACGCGTCACGCTTTATGAGACCAGCGTGGTTCCTCAACTCGAGGAGAACCTCGCCTTGCTGCAGCGCGCCTTCGAGTTGGGCGAGGTCGACGTGCATCAGGTCTCGCAAACCCGGGAGCGACTCCTTAACGCCACCGGTCAGTACATCGATGCGCGCATCACCTATTACGAAAGCGCCGCGATGCTTGAAGGACTCGTAGGCACAGAAATCTGGACCAACGACACCGAGAATACCCCATGA
- a CDS encoding efflux RND transporter periplasmic adaptor subunit produces the protein MGTGCDTSVPPEHPEESHKSHADHDEHEGEEHNHQEHGAGHEESGAEAGHPEENHDDATHDEASHADEESVVTLSPEALESSSIVIGNATAGVVTGAFEVPAEVQHNPDLVAHISPLVEGQLLSVDALLGDRVDSGDKLARLRSVELGQARAELSRTTSMRNVAEENLARQRQLRAENINSQRSLLEAELAYEQADAERDAALSRLRVFGLEGGSGPDMALLSPIDGVVVERHATRGENVSPDDTLFIVANLSRVWVIGRVYEQNIAEVAEGMNATLTLNAYPGRTWTGTVDFVGARLDEATRSLPIRVEIDNPNGLLRPGLFGSLRLASGEPKGSSVVVPLSAVQTLDNRTVVFVPGDAEGEFEARPVTLGRESDDQAEVLEGLQPGTPIVVNGAFIIKSQLMRGELGHGHAH, from the coding sequence ATGGGAACGGGATGCGATACGTCCGTCCCCCCGGAGCACCCCGAGGAATCACATAAGTCCCACGCCGACCACGATGAGCACGAGGGTGAGGAGCACAACCATCAAGAACACGGCGCCGGCCATGAAGAGTCGGGCGCTGAAGCCGGTCATCCGGAAGAAAATCACGACGATGCGACCCACGACGAAGCATCGCACGCCGACGAAGAGTCCGTCGTCACACTATCGCCCGAGGCGCTGGAATCGAGCAGCATTGTCATAGGAAATGCAACAGCCGGCGTCGTAACGGGGGCCTTCGAAGTGCCCGCCGAGGTGCAACATAACCCCGACCTGGTGGCCCATATCAGCCCCCTTGTCGAGGGTCAGCTTCTCAGTGTGGACGCCCTTCTGGGCGACCGAGTCGACTCCGGAGACAAACTCGCGCGGCTCAGAAGCGTCGAGCTCGGACAGGCCCGCGCCGAGCTCAGCCGCACAACCTCCATGCGCAACGTCGCTGAGGAGAACCTCGCACGGCAGCGCCAACTTCGCGCCGAGAATATCAACTCCCAGCGCAGTCTTCTGGAAGCGGAGCTGGCCTACGAGCAAGCGGACGCCGAGCGCGACGCCGCGCTCTCTCGTCTCCGTGTCTTTGGTCTGGAAGGCGGCTCGGGACCGGATATGGCGCTGCTCAGCCCCATTGACGGGGTGGTCGTTGAGCGCCACGCCACCCGTGGTGAAAACGTCTCCCCTGACGACACCCTTTTTATCGTCGCGAACCTGTCACGCGTCTGGGTGATCGGGCGTGTCTACGAGCAGAACATCGCAGAAGTTGCCGAAGGCATGAACGCAACCCTCACCCTGAACGCCTATCCCGGACGCACCTGGACGGGAACCGTCGACTTCGTTGGAGCCCGACTCGATGAGGCCACACGCTCGTTGCCGATCCGCGTTGAGATCGACAACCCCAACGGGCTGTTGCGGCCAGGCCTCTTTGGCTCGTTACGGCTGGCGTCAGGGGAACCCAAGGGATCCAGCGTCGTCGTGCCGCTCTCGGCGGTGCAAACGCTCGACAACCGCACGGTGGTTTTTGTCCCCGGCGACGCTGAGGGCGAATTCGAGGCGCGCCCGGTCACGCTCGGCCGAGAAAGCGATGATCAAGCCGAGGTACTTGAGGGGCTCCAGCCAGGCACACCCATCGTGGTAAACGGAGCCTTCATCATCAAATCACAGCTGATGCGTGGCGAACTGGGTCACGGACACGCGCACTGA